A DNA window from Nitrospira sp. contains the following coding sequences:
- a CDS encoding conserved exported protein of unknown function (Evidence 4 : Unknown function but conserved in other organisms; MaGe:77307697) → MPHRLHILPQTLSSLALTAVLLAAGSFAPAPLAAEDSSHIAQSADYFPDQIGTRWQYRGQVSEGPVQVIDNKFFNNTSSVTGTKKLNGVTVTVFHDTNPGNHGESDSYYRRDVVGMVYYGSDPGTPLEKQIVPYQIVRFPMTVPSTFQQFDRKDLDFGSDMDRDGVNEKVDMVSTTSVVGREAVTVPAGTYPDAVKVEARMTMAIHLSTGGKPARGTDVMTAWFVKGMGLVKYFEKQELSSSKEDRGLVTEITEELEEFTPAPAR, encoded by the coding sequence ATGCCGCACCGTCTCCACATCTTGCCCCAGACTCTATCGTCACTCGCGCTGACCGCCGTGCTGCTCGCCGCCGGATCATTCGCGCCCGCACCGCTGGCGGCAGAAGACTCCTCACACATTGCCCAATCCGCCGACTACTTTCCCGACCAGATTGGCACCCGCTGGCAATATCGTGGGCAAGTTTCAGAGGGCCCCGTCCAAGTGATCGATAATAAGTTTTTCAACAACACCTCGTCGGTAACCGGCACCAAGAAGCTCAACGGCGTGACCGTAACGGTATTCCACGATACCAACCCAGGTAATCACGGCGAATCCGACAGCTACTACCGTCGCGACGTCGTCGGCATGGTGTACTACGGATCCGACCCCGGCACGCCGCTCGAAAAACAGATCGTGCCGTATCAGATTGTCCGCTTTCCCATGACGGTCCCATCCACATTCCAGCAATTCGACCGAAAGGATCTCGACTTCGGCAGCGACATGGATCGTGACGGCGTCAATGAGAAGGTCGATATGGTCAGCACCACCAGTGTGGTTGGTCGCGAAGCGGTGACGGTGCCGGCCGGCACATACCCAGATGCGGTCAAAGTGGAAGCCCGCATGACCATGGCCATTCATCTGTCCACGGGAGGCAAACCGGCTCGCGGCACGGACGTCATGACCGCCTGGTTCGTGAAGGGCATGGGGCTGGTCAAATATTTCGAGAAGCAGGAGCTATCGTCTTCCAAAGAAGATCGCGGCCTGGTGACGGAGATTACCGAAGAGCTGGAAGAGTTTACTCCGGCGCCGGCGCGCTAA